A single region of the Drosophila takahashii strain IR98-3 E-12201 chromosome 2R, DtakHiC1v2, whole genome shotgun sequence genome encodes:
- the Cht8 gene encoding chitinase-3-like protein 1: protein MSWNGWLFQFSGQEMWSLTGLLGLLLLVASSSAEGNSSKNVVCYQGTWSIYRPGLGKFGVEDIDPFLCTHLIYAFLGIEETGQLRVIDAYLDLEDNAGRGNIKAFNALKLKNPVLKTLVAVGGWNEGSKRFSLVASDPLKRAKFVDDVVRFLQRHGFDGLDLDWEYPGQRHSLENADRSNYITFLKELKEGLEPFGFLLSAAVGSAQFSAEVSYDIPAMVPYLDLINVMAYDLHGPWDQVVGINAPLYASESDASDSLGRQQQLNVDAIVKYWLQSGAPAEKLILGVPFYGRTFTLATAEGNQPGSPHIGKGLAGKYSREPGVLGYNELCELMQQQEGEWTRQWEPAQKVPYAFRQRQWVGYEDPRSLSLKAQYVVDHHLGGIMIWSLESDDFHGNCGGKPYPLLHEINSVLFGGETPSGLNLESSKEETTGGFSCPSDAPEGYVRDPQTCSKFYYCSGGKTHNFDCPSGLNFDLDTKRCNYSGSVKC, encoded by the exons ATGTCGTGGAATGGCTGGCTGTTTCAATTCAGTGGTCAAGAAATGTGGAGCTTAACTGGTTTACTGGGGCTGCTCCTGCTGGTGGCCTCCTCATCCGCAGAAGGCAACTCTTCAA AAAACGTGGTCTGCTATCAGGGCACCTGGTCCATCTACCGACCTGGTCTGGGCAAGTTCGGCGTGGAGGACATCGATCCCTTCCTGTGCACCCACCTGATCTACGCCTTCCTGGGCATCGAGGAGACGGGTCAGCTGCGGGTGATCGACGCCTATCTGGATCTCGAGGATAATGCTGGGCGGGGAAATATTAAGGCCTTCAATGCCCTCAAGCTGAAGAATCCCGTGCTGAAAACCCTGGTGGCCGTCGGAGGTTGGAACGAAGGTTCCAAGCGGTTCTCCCTGGTGGCCAGCGATCCCCTGAAGCGCGCCAAGTTCGTGGACGATGTGGTGAGGTTCCTGCAGCGCCACGGATTTGATGGCCTAGACCTGGACTGGGAGTATCCTGGCCAGCGTCATAGCTTGGAGAACGCGGATCGATCGAACTATATTACGTTTTTAAAAGAACTGAAAGAGGG GCTTGAACCCTTTGGTTTCCTGCTCAGCGCTGCTGTGGGCTCTGCCCAGTTCTCCGCTGAAGTATCCTATGATATACCCGCAATGGTTCCCTATCTGGACCTCATCAATGTGATGGCCTACGACCTCCACGGACCTTGGGACCAGGTGGTGGGCATCAATGCTCCTCTGTATGCCTCGGAAAGTGATGCCAGCGACTCCTTGGgtcggcagcagcagctcaaTGTGGATGCCATTGTGAAGTACTGGCTTCAGTCTGGAGCTCCGGCAGAAAAACTGATCCTAGGAGTTCCCTTCTACGGACGCACCTTCACCTTGGCCACCGCCGAGGGCAATCAGCCGGGATCTCCGCACATTGGCAAGGGACTGGCCGGGAAATACTCCCGTGAACCGGGCGTCCTGGGCTACAACGAGCTCTGCGAGCtgatgcagcagcaggaagGGGAGTGGACCAGGCAGTGGGAGCCGGCACAGAAGGTTCCCTACGCCTTCAGGCAGCGACAGTGGGTGGGCTACGAGGATCCGCGTAGCCTCTCCCTGAAGGCGCAGTATGTGGTGGATCACCACCTAGGTGGGATAATGATCTGGTCCCTGGAATCCGATGACTTTCATGGCAACTGTGGGGGGAAGCCCTATCCCCTGCTGCACGAAATCAACAGCGTGCTCTTTGGAGGCGAAACCCCTTCCGGTTTGAACCTGGAATCGTCGAAGGAGGAAACCACTGGAGGATTTAGTTGTCCTTCGGATGCTCCTGAGGGTTATGTTCGCGATCCACAGACCTGCTCCAAGTTCTACTACTGCAGTGGTGGAAAGACGCACAATTTCGACTGTCCCAGTGGCCTCAACTTTGACCTAGACACTAAGAGATGCAACTATTCGGGTTCAGTAAAGTgctaa
- the LOC108060773 gene encoding C3 and PZP-like alpha-2-macroglobulin domain-containing protein 8, producing the protein MPIEINTPDKLEYQFFPASGGVFTFKVRSPKDAHLALTPAPEENGPIFEIFLGGWENTKSVIRKDKQKPEVAEVPTPGILDAGEFRGFWVRWYDNVITVGREGDAAAFLSYDAGSLFPVNFVGICTGWGASGSWLLDDAAPSAPVIGFAAPTGSGPGCWVAAANGEVPPNALEGGFDSSEQLYIARARHEGDLIPGKLHPSHGVTYVAWGGGEHGHGEYEVLCAGGGQWVPVDAGNIPPNAVPAGETAEGEPLFIGRATHEGTITVGKVQPSHGCCYIPYGGEELAYKEFEIYVAN; encoded by the exons ATGCCAATTG AAATCAACACCCCCGATAAGTTGGAGTACCAGTTCTTCCCGGCCAGCGGAGGAGTATTCACCTTCAAGGTGCGCTCTCCCAAGGATGCCCACTTGGCCCTCACACCCGCGCCCGAGGAGAATGGCCCCATCTTCGAGATCTTCCTGGGTGGCTGGGAGAACACCAAGTCGGTGATCCGCAAGGACAAACAGAAGCCCGAGGTGGCCGAGGTGCCCACTCCCGGCATCCTGGACGCCGGCGAGTTCCGTGGCTTCTGGGTGCGTTGGTACGACAACGTCATCACCGTGGGTCGCGAAGGAGACGCCGCCGCCTTCCTCTCCTACGACGCCGGAAGTCTCTTCCCCGTCAACTTCGTCGGCATCTGCACGGGGTGGGGTGCCAGCGGATCCTGGCTGCTGGACG ATGCCGCTCCTTCGGCTCCCGTTATTGGCTTCGCCGCTCCCACGGGAAGTGGACCAGGATGCTGGGTGGCTGCGGCCAACGGAGAGGTTCCCCCCAATGCCCTCGAAGGAGGATTCGACAGCAGCGAGCAGCTGTACATCGCCCGTGCCCGTCACGAAGGTGACCTCATTCCCGGCAAGCTGCATCCCTCCCACGGAGTAACCTACGTGGCCTGGGGAGGCGGCGAACATGGACATGGCGAATACGAGGTGCTCTGCGCCGGCGGTGGCCAGTGGGTGCCCGTGGATGCCGGCAACATCCCGCCGAACGCTGTGCCCGCCGGAGAAACCGCCGAGGGTGAGCCGCTCTTCATCGGACGCGCAACCCACGAAGGAACCATCACCGTGGGCAAGGTGCAGCCCTCCCACGGATGCTGCTACATTCCCTACGGCGGCGAGGAGCTGGCCTACAAGGAGTTCGAGATCTACGTGGCCAACTAA
- the Cht4 gene encoding acidic mammalian chitinase — protein MKVFSIWALAALCLCLGQVATSEKLINCYWGTWANYRPGDGKFTPSDIDPSLCTHISYTFFGISDAGEFKSLDTWLDMDDGLGYISQTIALKQRNPNLKILAVVGGWNEGSEKYSAMAADPAKRATFVTTSLAFIQQYGFDGLDLDWEYPGQRGGSDADRVNFVTLLREIKETYDKYGLELGIAVGASEKSASISYDIPAISQHLTFINVMTYDFHMALDGYLGLNAPLPEVTESIDYWLSHGAPAEKLILGIGFYGHSYQMSDSSQNWPGAACIGPGTAGVYTRENGFLGYHEICLNNWNTVFDQENGAPYAYQGDQWIGYDNPESIQMKMQLVESRNLGGAMMWSIETDDFRGLCGESYPLLKTMNRALGKEVSGGGGGSVTPSPTSAPTAGTTPTPTPGGGGSGGGGSTGDCASTANGHYMTVGDCNKYYQCTDGVRYDFQCGAGLYFNTNTQICDWPANVACPY, from the exons ATGAAGGTTTTCTCGATTTGGGCTTTGGCAGctctttgcctttgcctcGGCCAAGTGGCCACCAGCGAAA AGCTCATCAACTGCTACTGGGGCACCTGGGCCAACTATCGTCCCGGCGATGGCAAGTTCACCCCCTCGGACATCGATCCCTCCCTGTGCACCCACATCAGCTACACCTTCTTCGGAATCAGCGATGCCGGCGAGTTCAAGTCCCTGGACACCTGGCTGGACATGGACGATGGACTGG GCTACATTAGCCAGACGATTGCCCTGAAGCAGCGTAATCCCAATCTGAAGATTCTGGCTGTGGTGGGCGGCTGGAACGAGGGTTCCGAGAAGTACTCAGCCATGGCCGCCGATCCTGCCAAGCGTGCCACCTTTGTGACCACCTCCCTGGCCTTCATTCAGCAGTATGGCTTCGATGGTCTGGATTTGGATTGGGAGTATCCTGGTCAGCGAGGAGGCAGCGATGCGGATCGCGTTAACTTTGTGACCCTGCTGCGTGAGATTAAGGAAAC TTATGACAAGTATGGATTGGAACTGGGTATTGCCGTGGGTGCCTCCGAGAAGTCGGCCAGCATCTCCTACGACATTCCGGCCATTTCCCAGCACCTGACCTTCATCAATGTGATGACCTACGACTTCCACATGGCTCTGGATGGCTACTTGGGTCTCAATGCTCCTCTGCCCGAGGTCACCGAATCCATTGACTACTGGCTTTCGCATG GTGCCCCCGCCGAGAAACTGATCCTGGGCATTGGCTTCTATGGTCATAGCTACCAGATGTCCGATAGTTCTCAAAACTGGCCTGGAGCCGCTTGCATTGGTCCCGGAACTGCTGGCGTCTACACCCGGGAGAATGGCTTCCTGGGCTACCACGAGATCTGCCTGAACAACTGGAACACCGTTTTCGATCAGGAGAACGGTGCTCCGTATGCCTACCAGGGCGACCAATGGATCGGCTATGACAACCCCGAGAGCATCCAGATGAAGATGCAGCTGGTGGAGTCCCGCAACCTGGGAGGCGCCATGATGTGGTCCATCGAGACTGATGACTTCCGTGGCCTCTGCGGAGAGTCCTATCCCCTGCTGAAGACCATGAACCGCGCTCTGGGAAAGGAGGTtagcggcggaggaggaggaagtgtAACCCCCTCGCCAACTTCTGCTCCCACTGCTGGCACCACGCCCACACCCACTCCCGGTGGAGGAGGAAGTGGAGGTGGTGGCTCCACTGGAGACTGCGCATCTACCGCAAATGGTCACTACATGACCGTTGGCGACTGCAACAAGTACTACCAGTGCACCGATGGCGTCCGTTACGACTTCCAATGCGGAGCGGGACTGTACTTTAATACCAACACCCAAATCTGCGACTGGCCGGCTAATGTCGCTTGTCCCTATTAA
- the Treh gene encoding trehalase isoform X1, with translation MSRLSAISLLLVSWSCLAALVQAKSFAFDLSTDNNNGIASYVEDADEKFPSCEIYCNGPLLHTIQTATPKLFADSKTFVDMKLKNSPDKTLADFNAFMEAKNQTPTSEDLKGFVDEYFSPKGTELELWTPTDWKENPSFLDLISDPDLKQWGAELNNIWKTLGRKMKDEVSKNPEYYSIIPVPNPVIIPGGRFIEFYYWDSYWIIRGLLYSQMYTTARGMIENFLSIVDRFGFIPNGGRVYYHGRSQPPLLTGMVKSYVDFTNDDKFAIDALATLEHEFEYFTNNHNVTVKNHSLCVYRDSSEGPRPESYREDVETGNEFATDAERELHWSELKAAAESGMDFSSRWFISEDGTNDGTLTNLSTSLIVPVDLNAYLYWNAKLIAEFHSKAGNTKKVTEYETKAENILLGIQEVLWNEEAGVWLDYDMKNEKSRDYFVPTNLSPLWVKAFNISESEKISASIMAYIEKNKLDTFPGGVPNTLSYTNEQWDAPNVWAPMQYILVEGLNNLNTPEAKNMSIKWATKWVKSNFKAFSKDRHMYEKYNADQFGVGGGGGEYEVQLGFGWSNGVIIEWLSKHGRDISTGSAGGGGAAATRVMGVVGVAAVTIVALIAGRFLW, from the exons ATGTCCCGGTTATCCGCTATCAGTTTGCTCCTTGTGAGCTGGAGTTGCCTGGCAGCTCTCGTCCAGGCAAAGTCCTTCGCCTTTGATCTCAGCACAGACAATAATAATGGCATTGCCAGTTACGTAGAGGATGCCGATGAAAAGTTCCCCAGTTG tGAAATCTATTGCAATGGCCCCCTATTGCACACCATCCAAACGGCGACACCCAAACTGTTTGCTGATTCCAAGACGTTTGTGGACATGAAACTGAAGAATTCGCCTGACAAAACCCTGGCGGATTTTAATGCTTTCATGGAGGCCAAAAACCAAACGCCCACTAGCGAAGATCTCAAGGGTTTTGTGGAT gAATACTTCAGTCCCAAGGGCACCGAACTGGAGCTGTGGACGCCCACGGATTGGAAGGAGAATCCCAGTTTTCTCGATCTAATCTCCGATCCCGACCTAAAGCAGTGGGGTGCCGAGCTGAATAACATTTGGAAGACCCTGGGTCGCAAAATGAAGGACGAGGTGTCGAAGAACCCGGAGTACTACTCGATCATCCCCGTGCCCAATCCCGTGATCATTCCCGGCGGCCGCTTCATCGAGTTCTACTACTGGGACTCGTACTGGATCATCCGGGGACTGCTCTACAGCCAGATGTACACCACCGCCCGAGGAATGATCGAGAACTTCCTGTCGATTGTGGATCGGTTCGGCTTTATTCCGAACGGAGGACGCGTCTACTACCATGGTCGCTCCCAGCCGCCACTTTTGACCGGAATGGTCAAGTCCTATGTGGACTTCACCAACGATGACAAGTTCGCCATCGATGCCTTGGCAACACTGGAGCACGAGTTCGAGTACTTCACGAACAACCACAATGTCACGGTGAAGAATCACAGCCTTTGCGTTTACCGCGACTCTTCCGAGGGTCCCCGGCCAGAGTCTTATAGAGAGGATGTGGAGACGGGCAATGAGTTCGCCACCGATGCGGAGAGGGAACTCCACTGGAGTGAGCTCAAGGCGGCGGCCGAGTCGGGCATGGACTTCAGCTCCCGCTGGTTCATCTCCGAGGATGGCACAAACGATGGAACTCTTACCAATCTCAGCACCAGCCTGATTGTACCCGTCGACCTGAATGCCTATCTCTACTGGAACGCCAAGTTGATAGCCGAATTCCACTCCAAGGCTGGCAACACCAAGAAGGTCACCGAGTACGAGACCAAGGCCGAGAATATCCTGCTG GGCATCCAAGAAGTGCTGTGGAACGAGGAGGCCGGAGTCTGGCTGGACTACGACATGAAGAACGAGAAGTCGCGCGATTACTTTGTGCCCACCAATCTCTCGCCGCTGTGGGTGAAAGCCTTCAACATTTCCGAGTCCGAGAAAATCTCGGCCTCGATTATGGCCTACATTGAGAAGAACAAGCTGGACACATTCCCCGGCGGAGTCCCCAATACCCTGAGCTACACCAATGAGCAGTGGGATGCTCCGAATGTGTGGGCTCCAATGCAGTACATCCTGGTCGAGGGCCTGAACAACCTGAATACTCCCGAGGCCAAGAACATGTCCATAAAGTGGGCCACCAAGTGGGTGAAGTCAAACTTCAAGGCCTTTAGCAAAGACAGGCACATGTACGAGAAG TACAACGCCGATCAGTTTGGAGTCGGAGGCGGCGGAGGCGAGTACGAGGTGCAGTTGGGATTCGGTTGGTCCAACGGCGTGATCATCGAGTGGTTGAGCAAGCACGGGCGTGATATTTCAACCGGTTCGGCCGGTGGAGGCGGAGCAGCAG CTACCCGTGTGATGGGCGtcgtgggcgtggcagctgtGACCATTGTTGCCCTGATAGCAGGTCGCTTTCTATGGTGA
- the Cht9 gene encoding acidic mammalian chitinase → MVKLLALLAVLCLGQAVVAERIVNCYWGTWANYRSGQGKFDVSNIDSGLCTHLSYSFFGINDNGEIQSLDTWLDYDLGFISQAVGLKQHNSNLKVLAVVGGWNEGSTKYSSMSGDWYKRQNFINSALNLLRNHGFDGLDLDWEYPNQRGGNWNDRSNFVTLLRELKEAFAPYGYELSIAVGAGEALASSSYEIANIAAQVNFINVMTYDFAFASDGQTGFNAPQWAVENAINFWLSQGAPANKLVLGVGTYGRSFQLSDSSQNWPGAPCRGEGAAGSYTGSTGYLGYNEICQNNWHTVFDYGNAAPYAYSGDQWVSFDNVLSVQYKMDFALRNNLAGAMIWSLETDDYRGLCGENYPLLRAINMKLRWT, encoded by the exons ATGGTAAAGTTATTGGCACTACTCGCAGTTCTCTGCCTTGGCCAGGCGGTCGTTGCTGAAC GCATCGTCAACTGCTACTGGGGCACCTGGGCCAACTACCGCAGCGGGCAGGGCAAGTTCGATGTGTCCAACATCGACTCCGGTCTGTGCACCCACTTGAGCTACTCCTTCTTCGGCATCAACGACAACGGCGAGATCCAGTCCCTGGACACCTGGTTGGACTACGATCTGGGCTTCATCAGCCAGGCTGTGGGTCTGAAGCAGCATAACTCCAACCTGAAGGTCCTGGCCGTCGTGGGTGGCTGGAACGAGGGCTCCACCAAGTACTCCTCGATGTCCGGCGACTGGTACAAGCGCCAGAACTTCATCAACTCCGCTCTGAACCTGCTGCGTAACCACGGATTCGATGGCTTGGACTTGGACTGGGAGTACCCCAACCAGCGTGGTGGCAACTGGAACGATCGCTCCAACTTTGTGACCCTGCTGCGCGAACTGAAGGAAGC TTTCGCTCCCTATGGCTACGAGTTGAGCATTGCTGTGGGTGCCGGAGAGGCTCTGGCCAGCAGCTCCTACGAGATCGCCAACATTGCCGCCCAGGTCAACTTCATTAACGTGATGACCTACGACTTCGCCTTCGCCTCTGATGGTCAGACCGGTTTCAACGCTCCCCAGTGGGCCGTGGAGAACGCCATCAACTTCTGGCTGAGCCAGGGTGCTCCGGCCAACAAGCTGGTGCTCGGCGTTGGCACCTACGGTCGCTCCTTCCAGCTGTCGGACTCCTCCCAGAACTGGCCGGGAGCACCGTGCCGCGGTGAGGGTGCCGCCGGTTCCTACACTGGATCCACCGGCTACCTGGGCTACAACGAGATCTGCCAGAACAACTGGCACACCGTCTTCGACTACGGCAATGCCGCCCCCTACGCCTACTCTGGTGACCAGTGGGTGAGCTTCGACAACGTCCTGAGTGTCCAGTACAAGATGGACTTCGCCCTGCGCAATAACCTGGCTGGTGCCATGATCTGGTCTTTGGAAACCGATGATTACCGCGGTCTGTGCGGCGAGAACTACCCTCTGCTCCGCGCCATCAACATGAAGCTGCGTTGGACATAA
- the mRpL54 gene encoding large ribosomal subunit protein mL54, with protein sequence MSNFTAIFQMVRQRLIAPAIGNSTRCYAVKPAAPAGKKKKLGKLGPIMEKKIIPVETDANKLVSYVCGSNYLKAGEDVKIKPDAEYPEWLWSLNTERIIPLDELDPNSKQYWRRLRKLALRRNNQLSKLKKF encoded by the exons ATGAGCAACTTCACTGCGATTTTCCAGATGGTAAGACAGCGATTGATAGCCCCAGCGATAGGGAACTCCACACGTTGCTATGCCGTCAAACCGGCGGCACCAG CGGGCAAGAAGAAAAAGCTGGGCAAGCTGGGACCCATCATGGAGAAGAAAATCATTCCCGTGGAGACGGATGCCAACAAGCTGGTGAGCTACGTGTGCGGTAGCAACTACCTGAAAGCAGGAGAGGATGTTAAG ATCAAACCGGATGCGGAGTACCCCGAGTGGCTGTGGTCCCTGAACACCGAGCGCATCATCCCGCTGGACGAACTGGATCCCAACTCCAAGCAGTACTGGCGCCGCCTCAGGAAACTGGCCTTGCGGCGCAACAACCAGCTGTCCAAGCTGAAGAAGTTCTAG
- the Cht12 gene encoding chitinase-like protein 3 has protein sequence MAPFKCVFMVLTFLICGSIAKEYNVFCQYDMASYYFKERSQFFDWNLDSRLCTHLVIGSGVGVDGETGELKITDRHLLLDKNMLTSVRNMKVDSIKKVMFTIGGWQEDSHHFSTMVASPNKRDNFYTSILTFMNEWGFDGVQIDWRYPTQRGGQPEDRKNFVLLLEELSLIFREQKLILVVTVLGRTNQRNLESYDIPGIVKNSDFVHLMMHDERDAYRLRLGYNAPLHGSGDTVANAIKLWKRQGKAPEKLILNIPLFVRSYTMDRDQSTVGSPCKGPGKRTKLSHRDGFMTYNEWCVQESNWTRKFDKVAKVPYAVRGDQWVSYENAQSIWAKMHLLQKHKLGGAMAWTVDVDDFQGFCGERHGLLHVIFAALGDKNALTTEKPTTEASGLCPRDGFFKDAWDCRLYHECRNGERIYYECLEGQYFEETKAICLPKSEVKCEDNLVIWRPGMPVYNFRNMPLNLKIVD, from the exons ATGGCTCCTTTTAAGTGTGTTTTTATGGTACTGACATTTCTGATCTGCGGTTCTATAGCAAAAGAGT ACAATGTCTTCTGTCAATATGATATGGCCTCCTACTATTTCAAAGAACGCAGTCAATTCTTTGACTGGAACTTGGACTCTAGACTTTGCACTCACCTGGTCATTGGTTCGGGTGTAGGTGTAGATGGAGAGACCGGCGAATTGAAGATCACCGATCGACATCTCCTCCTGGATAAGA ATATGCTAACTAGCGTTAGGAACATGAAGGTTGATAGCATAAAAAAGGTGATGTTCACCATTGGTGGCTGGCAGGAAGATTCCCATCACTTCTCCACGATGGTAGCCTCTCCGAACAAGCGAGACAACTTCTACACCTCGATTCTAACGTTCATGAACGAGTGGGGATTCGATGGAGTCCAGATCGATTGGCGTTATCCCACTCAGCGCGGTGGACAGCCGGAGGATCGGAAGAACTTTGTGCTTCTATTAGAGGAACTAAGTTTAAT CTTTCGGGAGCAGAAGTTAATCCTCGTGGTAACTGTGTTGGGTCGAACGAACCAGCGGAACCTTGAGAGCTACGACATTCCCGGGATAGTAAAGAACTCTGACTTTGTCCACCTAATGATGCACGACGAACGGGATGCATATCGCCTGCGTTTGGGCTACAATGCTCCACTTCACGGATCTGGAGACACAGTAGCCAATGCCATTAAACTTTGGAAGAGGCAGGGAAAGGCACCCGAGAAACTCATCCTTAATATTCCCCTCTTCGTTCGCTCCTATACCATGGATAGGGATCAATCGACGGTGGGATCGCCCTGCAAAGGACCCGGCAAGCGAACAAAGTTGTCCCATCGCGATGGCTTCATGACCTACAACGAGTGGTGCGTGCAGGAGTCCAACTGGACCAGGAAGTTCGACAAGGTGGCCAAGGTGCCGTATGCCGTGCGAGGTGATCAGTGGGTGAGCTACGAGAATGCCCAAAGCATCTGGGCCAAGATGCACTTGCTCCAGAAGCACAAACTGGGTGGCGCCATGGCCTGGACCGTCGATGTGGATGACTTCCAGGGATTTTGTGGCGAGCGTCATGGTTTGCTCCACGTAATCTTCGCTGCGCTGGGGGATAAGAATGCCCTGACAACTGAAAAGCCCACCACTGAGGCTTCTGGTCTCTGCCCCCGGGATGGTTTCTTCAAGGATGCCTGGGATTGCCGCTTATATCACGAATGCCGCAACGGGGAGAGGATCTACTACGAGTGCCTCGAGGGTCAGTACTTCGAGGAGACCAAGGCCATCTGCCTGCCCAAATCGGAGGTCAAGTGCGAAGATAACTTGGTCATCTGGCGACCGGGAATGCCCGTTTACAACTTCAGAAACATGCCGCTGAACCTCAAGATTGTTGACTAG
- the Treh gene encoding trehalase isoform X2 → MSTPANPSSNHKMNGNGEIYCNGPLLHTIQTATPKLFADSKTFVDMKLKNSPDKTLADFNAFMEAKNQTPTSEDLKGFVDEYFSPKGTELELWTPTDWKENPSFLDLISDPDLKQWGAELNNIWKTLGRKMKDEVSKNPEYYSIIPVPNPVIIPGGRFIEFYYWDSYWIIRGLLYSQMYTTARGMIENFLSIVDRFGFIPNGGRVYYHGRSQPPLLTGMVKSYVDFTNDDKFAIDALATLEHEFEYFTNNHNVTVKNHSLCVYRDSSEGPRPESYREDVETGNEFATDAERELHWSELKAAAESGMDFSSRWFISEDGTNDGTLTNLSTSLIVPVDLNAYLYWNAKLIAEFHSKAGNTKKVTEYETKAENILLGIQEVLWNEEAGVWLDYDMKNEKSRDYFVPTNLSPLWVKAFNISESEKISASIMAYIEKNKLDTFPGGVPNTLSYTNEQWDAPNVWAPMQYILVEGLNNLNTPEAKNMSIKWATKWVKSNFKAFSKDRHMYEKYNADQFGVGGGGGEYEVQLGFGWSNGVIIEWLSKHGRDISTGSAGGGGAAATRVMGVVGVAAVTIVALIAGRFLW, encoded by the exons ATGAGTACTCCAGCCAATCCCTCGAGCAATCACAAAATGAACGGAAACGG tGAAATCTATTGCAATGGCCCCCTATTGCACACCATCCAAACGGCGACACCCAAACTGTTTGCTGATTCCAAGACGTTTGTGGACATGAAACTGAAGAATTCGCCTGACAAAACCCTGGCGGATTTTAATGCTTTCATGGAGGCCAAAAACCAAACGCCCACTAGCGAAGATCTCAAGGGTTTTGTGGAT gAATACTTCAGTCCCAAGGGCACCGAACTGGAGCTGTGGACGCCCACGGATTGGAAGGAGAATCCCAGTTTTCTCGATCTAATCTCCGATCCCGACCTAAAGCAGTGGGGTGCCGAGCTGAATAACATTTGGAAGACCCTGGGTCGCAAAATGAAGGACGAGGTGTCGAAGAACCCGGAGTACTACTCGATCATCCCCGTGCCCAATCCCGTGATCATTCCCGGCGGCCGCTTCATCGAGTTCTACTACTGGGACTCGTACTGGATCATCCGGGGACTGCTCTACAGCCAGATGTACACCACCGCCCGAGGAATGATCGAGAACTTCCTGTCGATTGTGGATCGGTTCGGCTTTATTCCGAACGGAGGACGCGTCTACTACCATGGTCGCTCCCAGCCGCCACTTTTGACCGGAATGGTCAAGTCCTATGTGGACTTCACCAACGATGACAAGTTCGCCATCGATGCCTTGGCAACACTGGAGCACGAGTTCGAGTACTTCACGAACAACCACAATGTCACGGTGAAGAATCACAGCCTTTGCGTTTACCGCGACTCTTCCGAGGGTCCCCGGCCAGAGTCTTATAGAGAGGATGTGGAGACGGGCAATGAGTTCGCCACCGATGCGGAGAGGGAACTCCACTGGAGTGAGCTCAAGGCGGCGGCCGAGTCGGGCATGGACTTCAGCTCCCGCTGGTTCATCTCCGAGGATGGCACAAACGATGGAACTCTTACCAATCTCAGCACCAGCCTGATTGTACCCGTCGACCTGAATGCCTATCTCTACTGGAACGCCAAGTTGATAGCCGAATTCCACTCCAAGGCTGGCAACACCAAGAAGGTCACCGAGTACGAGACCAAGGCCGAGAATATCCTGCTG GGCATCCAAGAAGTGCTGTGGAACGAGGAGGCCGGAGTCTGGCTGGACTACGACATGAAGAACGAGAAGTCGCGCGATTACTTTGTGCCCACCAATCTCTCGCCGCTGTGGGTGAAAGCCTTCAACATTTCCGAGTCCGAGAAAATCTCGGCCTCGATTATGGCCTACATTGAGAAGAACAAGCTGGACACATTCCCCGGCGGAGTCCCCAATACCCTGAGCTACACCAATGAGCAGTGGGATGCTCCGAATGTGTGGGCTCCAATGCAGTACATCCTGGTCGAGGGCCTGAACAACCTGAATACTCCCGAGGCCAAGAACATGTCCATAAAGTGGGCCACCAAGTGGGTGAAGTCAAACTTCAAGGCCTTTAGCAAAGACAGGCACATGTACGAGAAG TACAACGCCGATCAGTTTGGAGTCGGAGGCGGCGGAGGCGAGTACGAGGTGCAGTTGGGATTCGGTTGGTCCAACGGCGTGATCATCGAGTGGTTGAGCAAGCACGGGCGTGATATTTCAACCGGTTCGGCCGGTGGAGGCGGAGCAGCAG CTACCCGTGTGATGGGCGtcgtgggcgtggcagctgtGACCATTGTTGCCCTGATAGCAGGTCGCTTTCTATGGTGA